The following coding sequences lie in one Desulfatiglans sp. genomic window:
- a CDS encoding energy transducer TonB yields the protein MNRYNKYLLVHLAAGIKSLRVWSGLLAIFMTLLMFTIMPALLKPAENHPVRERYVIQNKEIFILEPDTPEEFKEPEPLKPLSKKPHILVSPASEKGPKPKTYMVFEINPNLTGSSDFKLPAPGTISALELGLPNIFNAGDLDHPLISVKRIPPVYPVRAKKEKIQGYVTIQFIVNTKGAVEDVTVLESNPSGVFDQSVITCVHKWLFKPGAVNGEVVNTLAQTTVNFELEQN from the coding sequence ATGAATAGATACAATAAATATCTCCTTGTTCATCTGGCCGCAGGCATAAAGAGCCTGAGGGTGTGGTCCGGTTTATTAGCCATATTTATGACACTGCTCATGTTTACCATAATGCCTGCGCTTCTCAAACCTGCAGAGAATCATCCTGTCAGGGAAAGATATGTTATACAGAATAAGGAGATATTTATATTAGAGCCTGATACCCCTGAAGAGTTCAAGGAGCCTGAACCGCTGAAGCCGCTTTCAAAAAAGCCTCATATCCTGGTGAGTCCTGCCTCGGAAAAAGGTCCAAAACCCAAGACTTACATGGTCTTTGAAATAAATCCAAATCTTACCGGATCTTCTGATTTTAAATTGCCTGCCCCGGGCACTATATCGGCCCTTGAATTGGGCCTTCCTAATATCTTTAATGCCGGTGATCTTGATCATCCGTTGATATCCGTTAAACGAATTCCACCAGTTTATCCTGTACGTGCCAAAAAGGAGAAGATACAGGGGTATGTGACCATACAGTTTATTGTGAATACTAAGGGTGCAGTGGAGGATGTGACTGTATTAGAATCAAATCCATCAGGGGTATTTGATCAGAGCGTTATTACCTGTGTTCACAAATGGCTTTTTAAACCCGGTGCAGTGAATGGAGAGGTTGTTAATACACTGGCGCAGACAACAGTAAATTTTGAACTTGAACAGAATTGA
- a CDS encoding formylmethanofuran dehydrogenase: MEKKYYQDYETCIAEAKAFHGGVCAGIVLGTRMTMIGLERIGITDPKNADKKKLMVFVEIDRCCADAITALTGCRPGKRTMKVYDYGKMAATFLNLETGKSVRVSTKGRRKDQGKEGGEMPDFSKVPEEDLFIVKDVKVSLKPEDMPGRPLRRVVCASCGEGIMDARDVEENGETICRPCSQKKNYYAMA, from the coding sequence ATGGAAAAAAAATATTATCAGGATTATGAGACATGTATTGCAGAGGCCAAGGCATTTCATGGTGGCGTATGCGCAGGTATTGTGCTGGGAACGCGTATGACAATGATAGGGCTTGAAAGAATCGGGATCACAGACCCTAAAAACGCTGATAAAAAAAAGCTTATGGTATTCGTGGAGATAGACAGATGCTGCGCTGACGCCATTACTGCCCTTACCGGGTGCAGGCCGGGAAAAAGGACAATGAAGGTGTATGACTATGGCAAGATGGCTGCAACCTTTCTTAACCTTGAAACCGGGAAGTCAGTAAGGGTTTCAACAAAGGGGCGACGAAAAGATCAGGGAAAAGAAGGCGGTGAGATGCCGGACTTCTCAAAGGTACCTGAAGAAGATCTCTTTATTGTAAAGGATGTGAAGGTATCCTTAAAACCCGAAGACATGCCCGGAAGGCCATTACGCCGGGTTGTCTGCGCATCATGCGGCGAGGGTATCATGGATGCCCGTGATGTGGAAGAAAATGGCGAGACCATCTGCAGGCCATGCTCACAGAAAAAAAATTACTATGCCATGGCCTGA
- a CDS encoding DUF364 domain-containing protein yields MADNKHPLKLTSTSDKTDYSYEGSSVPILDEATDTLIQYYGNDFINLTIERLVVGVFFVGVKLSNGCGGVAYSPPEVVKNAGRRILKENSPLIRGMSAAEVAKGNAPGPFSGIIRLATLNALSVPFFDGGHYEVRKESDLSDTKALFKNRCVCMVGAIIPLLKRLKELEPAGVTIIDRKEATQAEAEAGYGQFVSPKYTSESLACCETAVFTGAAIANGSIQELIGYVPADAAIAIVGPTAGFVPEPLFRRNVALVGTVAVTKSDLALEILAEGGGGYRLFNSCVNKINIINTGRMRYLGLDKTA; encoded by the coding sequence ATGGCCGATAATAAACATCCTTTAAAATTGACATCTACTTCTGATAAAACAGACTACTCATATGAGGGGAGTTCGGTTCCAATACTTGATGAGGCAACAGATACGCTTATTCAATATTATGGAAATGATTTTATCAACCTTACTATAGAACGTCTGGTTGTGGGTGTTTTTTTTGTTGGTGTAAAGCTTTCAAACGGATGCGGTGGAGTTGCATATTCGCCCCCTGAGGTGGTTAAAAATGCGGGCAGGCGGATATTAAAGGAAAACTCCCCCCTCATTCGCGGCATGTCTGCAGCAGAAGTGGCGAAGGGAAATGCACCCGGGCCATTTTCAGGAATCATAAGACTCGCGACTCTAAATGCCCTTTCAGTCCCATTTTTTGATGGTGGCCATTATGAGGTGCGTAAAGAAAGTGACCTTTCAGATACAAAGGCGCTCTTTAAAAACCGGTGCGTGTGTATGGTGGGGGCCATAATTCCTCTTTTAAAGCGATTAAAGGAACTGGAGCCTGCCGGCGTGACAATAATAGACCGTAAAGAGGCGACACAGGCAGAGGCTGAGGCGGGCTATGGGCAATTCGTCTCACCAAAGTATACATCAGAAAGTCTTGCCTGCTGTGAGACAGCGGTGTTTACAGGGGCAGCCATTGCAAACGGGAGCATCCAGGAACTCATCGGTTATGTCCCGGCTGATGCGGCAATCGCAATTGTTGGCCCAACAGCGGGGTTTGTGCCTGAACCACTTTTCAGGCGCAATGTGGCCCTTGTCGGCACAGTGGCCGTGACTAAAAGTGATCTTGCCCTTGAAATACTTGCTGAAGGCGGCGGAGGATACAGGCTTTTTAACAGCTGTGTCAATAAGATCAATATTATTAACACCGGTCGCATGAGATACCTGGGATTGGATAAAACAGCTTAA
- a CDS encoding class I SAM-dependent methyltransferase, translating to MDVTGYDRRALGVDSPMYDYYAQKIIEKTGITSGLCVDAGSGGGYLGLALAKITDLAFIFLDQSEKMLERAELNITNAGLKKRARTLHADVHKIPLTNESVDLVISRGSIPFWKEPVTALKEFYRILAPGGMVYVGTGRGTPEVKKQVEAKREELGEKPHDWEKEHHHMRGIHCDYDGIQSGISIANFRLNRGEDGSWIHMWK from the coding sequence ATGGATGTAACAGGTTATGACCGACGCGCCCTTGGAGTGGACAGCCCCATGTATGACTATTATGCCCAAAAGATTATTGAAAAGACCGGCATTACAAGCGGCCTTTGCGTAGATGCAGGTTCAGGAGGTGGCTACCTTGGCCTTGCCCTCGCAAAAATAACCGACCTTGCCTTCATATTTCTGGATCAATCAGAAAAGATGCTTGAGAGGGCAGAATTAAACATTACAAATGCGGGCCTGAAGAAAAGGGCAAGGACCCTCCATGCTGATGTCCACAAAATACCATTAACAAACGAATCCGTTGATCTGGTCATAAGCCGTGGATCAATACCATTCTGGAAAGAACCTGTCACGGCGCTTAAGGAGTTTTACCGGATTCTTGCCCCGGGTGGAATGGTATATGTGGGCACAGGCAGGGGTACGCCTGAAGTAAAAAAACAGGTTGAGGCAAAGAGAGAAGAGTTGGGTGAAAAGCCCCATGACTGGGAAAAAGAGCATCATCACATGAGGGGGATACACTGTGATTATGATGGCATCCAATCAGGGATAAGCATTGCCAATTTCAGATTGAACAGGGGTGAAGACGGTTCATGGATACATATGTGGAAATAG
- a CDS encoding class I SAM-dependent methyltransferase: MKERSKDKNIQNWIDFWRSSKGVFDNKSDSEQAEFWDTRWGTTDTGISKHSKPRKKKKSMGEIFEMLEEVGFKIKGSRILDIGSGPGAAVIPFAEAGAKVTALDISSKALDRLKSYTDKKGLDVKTITASWWTADIDRLNLRNRFDLVFVTYSPAVKDVDGFDRMLACSRGFGFYGFFIQNHGYGPMIGSDVVQKVLKGAGPKNTSKKGSLFTNAFLYLYLKGCRPVVHIHDNKRKISMPWEEAADHTISSLEHFEPCTATVKRRIREYYKSSAVNGIYKENRSVYSGMMAWKMK; encoded by the coding sequence ATGAAAGAGAGATCAAAAGATAAAAATATACAGAACTGGATAGATTTCTGGCGATCATCAAAAGGGGTTTTTGACAATAAATCTGACAGCGAACAGGCGGAATTCTGGGACACAAGGTGGGGCACAACAGATACAGGCATATCAAAACATAGTAAGCCCCGAAAAAAAAAGAAAAGCATGGGCGAGATATTCGAGATGCTGGAAGAGGTGGGATTCAAAATCAAGGGGTCAAGGATACTTGATATAGGCTCCGGCCCCGGTGCAGCGGTAATACCCTTTGCCGAGGCAGGTGCAAAGGTCACGGCACTTGATATCTCTTCAAAAGCGCTTGACCGCCTTAAGTCATACACAGATAAAAAGGGGCTTGATGTGAAAACCATTACTGCCTCCTGGTGGACGGCTGATATTGACAGGCTAAACCTCAGAAACAGGTTTGATCTGGTATTTGTCACCTATAGCCCTGCTGTAAAGGATGTAGACGGTTTTGACCGCATGCTTGCATGCTCAAGAGGTTTTGGCTTTTACGGCTTTTTTATTCAGAACCATGGATACGGTCCCATGATAGGGAGCGATGTTGTTCAGAAGGTGCTTAAGGGCGCAGGCCCAAAAAATACATCAAAAAAGGGCTCTCTTTTTACCAATGCATTTTTATACCTGTACCTTAAAGGGTGCAGGCCTGTGGTGCATATCCATGATAATAAGAGAAAGATATCAATGCCGTGGGAAGAGGCCGCGGATCATACAATCAGCTCCCTTGAACATTTTGAACCCTGCACGGCCACAGTAAAGAGAAGGATACGGGAGTATTATAAATCATCAGCAGTGAACGGGATATATAAAGAAAACCGCTCTGTATATTCAGGTATGATGGCCTGGAAGATGAAATAA